One window from the genome of Phocoena phocoena chromosome 15, mPhoPho1.1, whole genome shotgun sequence encodes:
- the RBBP9 gene encoding serine hydrolase RBBP9 codes for MAAPCKAVIVPGNGGEDMATHGWYSWVKRKLEQIPGFQCLAKNMPDPITARESIWLPFMETELHCDEETIIIGHSSGAIAAMRYAETHRVCAIVLVSAYTSDLGDDNERASGYFSRPWQWEKIKANCPHIVQFGSTDDPFLPWKEQEEVANRLEAKLYRFTDRGHFQNTEFHELVSVVKSMLEVPG; via the exons ATGGCGGCGCCCTGCAAGGCGGTGATCGTCCCCGGGAACGGGGGCGAGGATATGGCCACTCACGGCTGGTACAGCTGGGTGAAGAGGAAGCTGGAACAG ATACCTGGTTTCCAGTGTTTGGCTAAAAACATGCCTGACCCAA TCACAGCTCGAGAGAGCATCTGGCTGCCCTTCATGGAGACGGAGCTGCACTGTGACGAGGAGACCATCATCATAGGCCACAGTTCTGGGGCCATTGCAGCCATGAG GTACGCAGAGACCCACCGGGTGTGTGCTATCGTGTTAGTGTCTGCGTACACGTCTGACCTGGGGGATGACAACGAACGGGCAAGCG GATACTTCAGCCGCCCCTGGCAGTGGGAGAAGATCAAAGCCAACTGCCCTCACATTGTGCAGTTTGGCTCTACCGACGATCCTTTCCTTCCTTGGAAGGAACAAGAAGAAGTGGCCAACAGGTTGGAAGCCAAATTGTACAGATTCACTGACCGTGGCCACTTCCAGAACACGGAGTTTCACGAATTGGTTAGTGTGGTCAAGTCCATGCTGGAAGTGCCAGGATAG